Proteins encoded in a region of the Cytobacillus pseudoceanisediminis genome:
- the queG gene encoding tRNA epoxyqueuosine(34) reductase QueG — MDFAQFKQEVIEYSKTIGIDKIGFTAASTFDEMKNRLIRQQELQYQSGFEEPDIEKRVNPSLLLDKPKSIISIAVAYPSKMKVRVVSKRGERRGIFCRASWGKDYHHILRERLQKLEGFIQSRIPEALCKSMVDTGELVDRAVAQRAGIGWSGKNCSIITPEFGSYVYLGEMITNLPFEPDKPMEDRCGSCNKCVDVCPTGALIQGGQLDAQKCIAFLTQTKGFLAEPYREKLGNRLYGCDTCQTVCPENKGKDFHLHEEMEPDPEVAKPLLRPLLFISNREFKEKYGPVSGSWRGKKPIQRNAIIALAHYKDETAVEDLIKVMTEDPRPVIRGTAAWALGKIGGEKSLAALEKALQQEKDGEAIAEIEKGLSFIEK; from the coding sequence ATGGATTTTGCCCAATTCAAGCAGGAAGTGATTGAATACAGTAAAACAATTGGCATAGATAAAATCGGTTTTACAGCAGCCAGCACTTTTGATGAGATGAAAAATAGACTGATTCGCCAGCAGGAACTTCAATATCAATCTGGATTTGAAGAGCCCGATATTGAGAAGAGAGTGAATCCCAGCCTCCTATTGGACAAGCCCAAATCCATTATCTCAATAGCTGTTGCTTACCCTTCCAAAATGAAGGTCAGAGTGGTCAGCAAAAGAGGTGAGAGAAGAGGCATTTTCTGCCGCGCTTCATGGGGTAAAGACTATCATCATATCTTGAGGGAACGTCTACAGAAACTTGAGGGATTCATTCAGTCAAGAATACCTGAGGCGTTATGCAAATCCATGGTGGATACAGGTGAGCTTGTGGATCGGGCCGTAGCGCAGCGTGCCGGAATTGGCTGGAGCGGAAAAAACTGTTCCATCATTACACCGGAATTCGGATCGTATGTCTATCTAGGAGAAATGATTACGAATCTGCCATTTGAGCCGGATAAACCAATGGAAGACAGATGCGGCAGCTGCAATAAATGTGTAGACGTCTGTCCGACTGGTGCTTTAATTCAGGGAGGTCAGCTTGATGCACAGAAGTGCATCGCGTTTCTGACACAGACAAAAGGCTTTCTTGCTGAGCCGTATAGAGAAAAACTGGGTAACAGACTTTATGGGTGTGATACCTGTCAAACCGTATGCCCTGAAAATAAAGGCAAGGATTTTCATCTGCACGAAGAGATGGAGCCGGATCCGGAAGTGGCAAAGCCGCTTTTAAGGCCGCTTTTATTTATCAGCAACCGTGAATTTAAAGAAAAATATGGTCCGGTTTCAGGCTCCTGGAGAGGGAAAAAGCCGATCCAGCGAAATGCCATTATCGCCTTGGCTCACTACAAAGACGAAACAGCTGTAGAAGATCTGATTAAAGTCATGACAGAAGATCCTCGGCCGGTGATCCGTGGAACGGCTGCCTGGGCACTTGGGAAAATTGGCGGTGAGAAATCATTAGCTGCCCTGGAAAAGGCTTTGCAGCAGGAAAAAGACGGAGAGGCCATTGCTGAGATTGAAAAAGGTTTAAGTTTTATTGAGAAATGA
- a CDS encoding B3/B4 domain-containing protein, with protein MEITFAPELCRLIPQFKIGFITYKNIEVGQSPQMVKGRLQLFQESIYFDLEDKSVTEYEGIKEWRQIFKTAGKDPNRYRHSAEALYRRIKKQNYLQPVNSSIDINNFFSLEYQIPIGVYDADKLSGNLSIRLGKEGEEYNGLNGRPNSLANLIISEDAAGPFGSPFVDSERTAVTEQTKNAVQIVYLRPSLEMEKAEKMVESLMNMYSQVHGGEGTFKVIGC; from the coding sequence TTGGAAATTACGTTTGCTCCCGAGTTGTGCAGGTTAATTCCCCAATTTAAAATTGGATTCATTACATATAAAAATATAGAAGTCGGACAATCTCCTCAAATGGTAAAGGGCAGACTCCAATTATTTCAGGAATCAATTTATTTTGACTTAGAGGACAAGAGTGTTACAGAATATGAAGGGATCAAAGAATGGAGACAGATTTTCAAAACAGCAGGCAAGGATCCAAATCGGTACCGCCACTCTGCAGAAGCACTGTACCGAAGAATTAAGAAACAAAATTATCTGCAGCCGGTCAACAGCTCCATAGATATTAACAACTTCTTTTCCCTCGAATATCAAATACCGATTGGCGTGTATGACGCAGATAAGCTTTCAGGCAATCTGTCTATCAGGTTAGGCAAAGAAGGCGAAGAATATAACGGTCTAAACGGAAGACCCAACTCACTTGCCAATTTAATTATTAGTGAAGATGCGGCAGGGCCATTTGGCAGTCCGTTTGTCGACTCTGAGAGGACAGCGGTGACGGAACAGACTAAAAATGCCGTTCAAATCGTTTATTTGCGCCCTTCTCTGGAAATGGAAAAGGCTGAAAAAATGGTTGAGTCCCTAATGAACATGTACTCTCAAGTGCATGGTGGAGAAGGAACCTTTAAGGTAATTGGATGTTAA
- a CDS encoding Gfo/Idh/MocA family protein, which yields MKKLKIGIIGCGSIAKHRHMPEYHASSGAVIAAVCDINEERANVFAGLYGAQVYTDYRELLANKDIDAVSVCTPNYLHAPISAAALNAGKHVLCEKPMATSMEEAQDMIEAASKNGKKLMIAHNQRFVPSHKKAKELIAKGEAGKIYSFRTAFGHGGPEGWSADGKESWFFKKDQAFIGAMGDLGVHKTDLLRYLLGEEFAEAGAFVETSAKMGADVDDTAVCVLKTESGVIGTLAASWSYVSKEDNSTIIYGEKAILRLEDDPVNSLIVQYANGETVKYELGGIQTNEEGGQKNSGVIDHFLESILNEKEPAIPGSEGMKSLQVILAALESSETKQIVRIK from the coding sequence ATGAAAAAACTCAAAATTGGAATAATTGGCTGCGGAAGTATAGCCAAGCATCGGCATATGCCTGAATATCATGCAAGCAGCGGGGCTGTCATTGCAGCGGTATGTGATATTAATGAAGAGCGTGCAAATGTGTTTGCCGGGTTGTACGGGGCGCAGGTGTACACCGATTATAGAGAATTGCTGGCTAATAAGGATATAGATGCAGTGAGTGTCTGCACCCCGAATTATCTGCATGCTCCCATATCAGCTGCAGCATTAAACGCCGGCAAGCATGTACTATGTGAAAAGCCTATGGCAACTTCTATGGAAGAGGCACAGGACATGATTGAAGCAGCCAGTAAGAATGGAAAGAAATTAATGATTGCTCATAATCAGCGCTTTGTTCCATCTCATAAAAAAGCAAAGGAATTGATTGCAAAAGGTGAAGCTGGAAAAATCTATAGTTTCCGGACGGCTTTTGGCCACGGCGGGCCAGAGGGATGGAGTGCAGATGGCAAAGAAAGCTGGTTCTTCAAAAAAGATCAGGCTTTTATTGGCGCCATGGGCGACCTTGGTGTACATAAGACCGACTTGCTGCGTTATCTGCTGGGAGAAGAGTTTGCTGAGGCAGGAGCATTCGTAGAGACAAGTGCCAAGATGGGTGCTGATGTCGATGATACAGCGGTATGCGTTTTAAAAACGGAAAGCGGTGTAATCGGTACATTGGCTGCAAGCTGGTCTTATGTCTCAAAAGAAGACAATTCCACAATTATTTATGGAGAAAAGGCAATTTTGAGATTAGAAGATGATCCGGTGAATTCTCTCATTGTTCAGTATGCAAATGGTGAAACAGTGAAGTACGAACTTGGCGGGATTCAGACAAATGAAGAAGGAGGACAAAAGAATTCAGGCGTCATTGATCATTTTCTTGAAAGCATCTTAAATGAAAAGGAGCCTGCGATTCCTGGTTCTGAGGGAATGAAGTCGCTCCAAGTGATACTTGCTGCGCTGGAGTCGAGCGAAACAAAGCAGATTGTCAGAATTAAGTGA
- a CDS encoding ThuA domain-containing protein, translating into MINVLVWNENRHEQKDEKVRSVYPDGIHGAIADFLNEEDYKVKTATLDEPQHGLSDAVLQETDVLVWWGHLAHGEVEDAIAEKVKQRVLDGMGLIVLHSGHFSKIFKALMGTSCDLKWREADEKERIWIVDPSHPIAEGLGEYIELEKEEMYGEHFDIPAPDELVMVSWFEGGEVFRSGCTYRRGKGKIFYFRPGHETYPTYYHKDVQQVIKNAVKWAKPTDLPVPVYGNAKPLERIRVSQEGVEN; encoded by the coding sequence ATGATCAACGTGCTTGTCTGGAATGAGAATCGTCATGAACAAAAGGATGAAAAGGTAAGGTCTGTCTATCCGGATGGTATTCACGGTGCCATTGCAGACTTTTTAAATGAAGAAGATTATAAAGTAAAGACAGCTACATTGGATGAGCCTCAGCATGGACTTAGTGATGCTGTTTTACAGGAAACAGACGTTTTGGTCTGGTGGGGGCATCTCGCGCATGGGGAAGTTGAGGATGCAATCGCTGAAAAAGTAAAACAAAGAGTGCTGGATGGAATGGGGCTGATTGTCCTGCATTCCGGCCATTTTTCTAAGATTTTTAAAGCATTGATGGGAACATCCTGTGATTTAAAGTGGAGAGAAGCGGATGAAAAGGAACGGATTTGGATTGTAGACCCGAGCCATCCCATTGCAGAAGGACTTGGAGAATATATTGAACTTGAAAAAGAAGAAATGTATGGGGAACATTTTGATATCCCTGCACCGGATGAACTTGTAATGGTGAGCTGGTTTGAAGGCGGGGAAGTTTTCCGGAGCGGCTGTACATACAGGCGCGGAAAAGGGAAAATCTTTTATTTTCGCCCAGGACATGAAACGTATCCAACTTATTATCATAAGGACGTTCAGCAGGTTATTAAAAATGCTGTTAAGTGGGCTAAACCAACTGATCTTCCCGTACCGGTCTATGGAAATGCGAAGCCATTGGAGAGAATCAGAGTGAGTCAAGAAGGAGTGGAGAATTAA
- a CDS encoding response regulator transcription factor has protein sequence MKAIIVDDEKHVREGLLLLADWSRFGIDTILEAVDGNEAIKLIKEHRPEIIFTDMSMPKRDGISLLKWIHSSDLSSKTIVVSGYDDFDYMRNAICYKSFDYILKPIDPEILNETLEKAINEWKQQSPPEECQKEHGGEMNVIQQIEQFLLESYNKDINLQEIADRFYLSREYISRKFKHEYQATITDFITNVRMNKAKELLQNPKLKIYEIAFQVGYQDEKYFSKVFKKTEGISPNEYRSMN, from the coding sequence ATGAAAGCAATTATTGTGGATGATGAAAAACATGTGAGGGAAGGCTTGTTGCTTCTTGCGGATTGGAGCCGCTTTGGAATTGACACAATCCTGGAGGCGGTAGATGGAAATGAGGCCATAAAGCTGATTAAAGAGCATCGCCCGGAAATCATATTCACTGATATGAGCATGCCAAAGAGAGATGGCATAAGCCTTTTAAAATGGATTCATTCTTCGGATCTATCCAGCAAGACGATTGTCGTCAGCGGATATGATGATTTTGACTATATGAGGAATGCCATCTGTTATAAAAGCTTTGATTATATTTTGAAGCCTATTGATCCTGAAATATTGAATGAAACCCTGGAGAAAGCCATAAATGAATGGAAACAGCAGAGTCCTCCAGAGGAATGCCAGAAGGAGCATGGCGGGGAGATGAATGTGATTCAGCAAATAGAACAGTTTTTGCTGGAAAGCTATAACAAGGATATTAACCTGCAGGAAATTGCAGACAGATTTTATTTAAGCAGGGAGTACATTTCCAGGAAGTTTAAACATGAATATCAGGCTACCATAACGGATTTTATTACGAATGTCCGAATGAACAAGGCAAAAGAGCTTCTGCAGAACCCTAAACTGAAAATCTATGAAATTGCTTTCCAGGTCGGCTATCAGGATGAAAAGTACTTTAGCAAAGTCTTTAAAAAGACAGAGGGGATTTCCCCAAATGAATATCGAAGCATGAATTAA